One Bacteroidales bacterium DNA window includes the following coding sequences:
- a CDS encoding prohibitin family protein — MDKKIKSVLILVGVGVFILIIFGAAVFVTLQPGEKGVIFKKFSGGLDKDNVYGAGFHIIAPWNDMLVYDVKEQKVDENMDVLDKNGLSIHVDVSIRFYPVYEEIGELHEKFGMGYVDKLVIPEVRSTVRQVMGRYTAEEIYSTKRAEVEKSIIEESEAVLKLPANNIHMTALLIRSINLPPQIKTAIENKLKQEQEALAYQYKLVKEESEAERKKIAAQGEARANQIINSSLTNNLLKMRGIEATLELSKSPNSKVIIIGGKDGMPMILGNQ; from the coding sequence ATGGATAAAAAAATTAAATCAGTATTAATTTTAGTAGGTGTAGGAGTATTTATTTTAATTATTTTCGGTGCTGCTGTATTTGTTACATTGCAACCGGGTGAAAAAGGCGTTATTTTCAAAAAATTCAGCGGCGGTCTGGACAAAGATAATGTTTACGGTGCAGGATTTCATATTATAGCTCCTTGGAATGATATGCTTGTTTATGATGTGAAAGAACAAAAAGTGGATGAAAATATGGATGTTTTAGATAAAAACGGTTTATCTATTCATGTTGATGTATCTATAAGATTCTACCCTGTTTATGAAGAAATTGGTGAATTACATGAAAAATTCGGTATGGGTTATGTTGATAAGTTGGTAATACCGGAAGTAAGGTCAACTGTAAGACAAGTTATGGGGCGTTATACTGCTGAAGAAATCTATTCTACAAAAAGAGCTGAAGTTGAAAAATCAATTATTGAAGAATCTGAAGCAGTATTAAAATTACCTGCAAATAATATTCATATGACTGCTCTGTTGATTCGTTCTATCAACTTACCACCGCAGATTAAAACAGCTATTGAAAATAAATTGAAACAAGAGCAAGAAGCTTTGGCTTATCAATACAAATTAGTTAAAGAAGAATCGGAAGCTGAACGTAAAAAAATTGCTGCACAGGGTGAGGCAAGAGCAAATCAAATTATAAACAGCTCGTTAACCAATAACTTATTAAAAATGAGAGGAATTGAGGCTACATTAGAATTATCAAAATCTCCTAACAGTAAAGTTATAATAATAGGTGGTAAAGACGGTATGCCTATGATTCTTGGTAATCAGTAA
- a CDS encoding sulfite exporter TauE/SafE family protein, with amino-acid sequence MHPDFLKDIDIWSPEIIALLIGSGFLIGVVNTVAGSGTAIGYAVFMSLGLPPSWANGTVRIGVLPQTFAAGINFYKHKLLNLKNAVLIALPITLGSILGAEIAVNIDQEVFKKVIGIAMIFFLIIIFLKPEKWIRGSKTELNIKPKFWHYLLYFLIGTYGGFIHIGVGIFLLIALVMVSGYNLVHANSLKIFVVFIYTPFALAVFMINGEIYYAIGLISAIGNTLGGIVASKFAIKHGAKPLRWILMIVIIVFTGYLFGVHRVVLSLF; translated from the coding sequence ATGCATCCTGATTTTTTAAAAGATATTGATATTTGGTCACCCGAAATTATTGCTTTGCTTATCGGCAGCGGTTTTTTAATAGGAGTTGTAAATACTGTTGCAGGAAGCGGAACAGCAATTGGTTATGCAGTGTTTATGAGCCTCGGTTTACCTCCGAGTTGGGCAAACGGTACTGTCAGAATCGGAGTTTTGCCACAGACCTTTGCTGCAGGCATTAATTTTTATAAACATAAATTACTGAATCTAAAAAATGCCGTTTTAATTGCACTTCCAATTACACTTGGTTCTATTCTCGGAGCGGAAATCGCTGTAAACATTGATCAAGAGGTATTTAAAAAAGTTATCGGTATTGCCATGATCTTCTTCCTTATTATTATTTTTTTAAAGCCTGAAAAATGGATAAGAGGCAGTAAAACCGAATTAAATATCAAACCCAAATTTTGGCATTATTTATTGTATTTCTTAATCGGTACATACGGAGGATTTATTCATATTGGTGTAGGTATCTTTTTACTGATTGCATTAGTAATGGTTTCCGGATATAATTTGGTACATGCCAACAGCCTTAAAATTTTCGTTGTTTTCATTTACACACCCTTTGCACTTGCCGTTTTTATGATTAACGGAGAAATATATTATGCAATCGGACTGATTTCTGCCATAGGAAATACTCTTGGAGGTATTGTTGCTTCAAAATTTGCAATTAAACACGGTGCAAAGCCTTTACGATGGATATTAATGATTGTGATTATTGTTTTTACAGGCTATTTGTTTGGTGTGCATCGGGTTGTTTTGAGTTTATTTTAA